The DNA window CAACGGTTAACAAAAAcataattgacaaaaaaatgaGGCACCGACTCCAAATGTGCTTCACACAACAAACACACATCAGCGATATCACATCTTTTGGCCCTTAACGCGTCCCTAGTAGGCAACCAATTACGCATCGCTCTCCATAAGAGCACTTTGCACTTTCCGGGTATTTCATATTGCCATAACCATTTCCAGAATTTCTCCTCCCCAATTCTCGAATTACCCGCATCACCAGTAGAAAGACGATATGCACTTCTCACCGAAAAATCACCTATCACTTCTGGAAGCCAAATCAGATTGTCTTCTAAAGGTCGATTGCTCATAATAATCTGGTTAATGAGTTGCCTGTCTTCCGCCGAGAAAAGAGTCTCTAACTTAGAGTTGTCCCATCTTATGCCTCCATTGTCATTTAACATAAGAGATTCAACTCTATTATTCCTCACCTCATCATCTAAATTAGAATTCACAAGCCCTGATTCACTATCTGGTAAGCATCTATATCAATCCCAATGCGAACCATGTTGCCTTTACCAATACTCCATCTTGTACCGTTTCGAACTATCTCTTGAGCAGCCATTAAACTTCTCCACACATAACTCGGATTCGAGCTCAATTTAGCATTAAGAAAATCTATGTGGTATAGTACCGAAATAATTCAACCTAGTCAACCGCTGCCATCGCTTATTTCTAAGCTATGAGTGTTGAGATAATTCAAGCGagttaactcactagatacgggtcccgaggtAATTCCATCGAGTTAACCTCATATCTATCATGCATAATCCTCATTTCCATTTCATACACATCATCATAAAGAATTCAGAtcgaaactggtgatcacgcagcccTATTATCGCCCAATAGGAAGGcacgtttcatcggatctatactggtttgAAATCACATATGTATGCATTTCATATAAAACCTTTGCGATATAAACAATGCACTTGTAAATACTCATAGTAAATATATAAACTCATGGATAACGGTatccaaaaatacaaaaagcaAAGCAACTCCGACTAAGCTCCCTAAGCTTTGGGTCCAGCTGGCAGTTGCCTCGTCGGATCTATAAAGGATCCacacaacaaaacaaaactcAAATAAGAACCCTATTCTAGAGATGACTCTAGACTCAAAACTTAAACGATAAACGTAAAACATAATTCGTCGAATTAAAGTCGTATTACTCTCTACGTACTTTCAAACTGTTTTCTTTCCTTATTCCGAAAACATTCTTAAAGACCATTCAAATCAACCTCGAGTACGCGATTTGAACCTTTGTGTAGTGTCTTTGATTTTGATTTAACAAGAAtgactcgtagtcttgaactctatctcAGTCATCAAGACACACACAACCTTTTTAAAAGTGTTTTTCTAAAGTGCGTGCATGTCaagacccaatttattgagtcgagaccggcactaggaaatgagagtggtagctccaaatcccgtagcaagcctaaaagtACTATCAATTTTTCGTGATTAAAACAtatcattataaaaaatacgTTTTCAAAAAacctttttaaatatcaaaGTATCATTAGTGCTTTCTGAAATCCATCGCGAATCATTcttatagactagggtcttaccAAGCGACACCTCATGTCCAGcactgccctgtctctaatcataatctcgaccaattccactcatggcaATTGATTAAGagaatcaaacggttaaaatacgatctttataaacaaataatatatataattttatatcaaatcacagttgcccatttaaatataccgtttgaatttaaatctcacattacatacagacatctaccgactaccGCAGCTCTACGAAGAAAACGTTCATTGACATAGTCTTTCACTATTGTAGACTTCCAGAACAAGAAAAGGAAGTCCATCCTTTAAAGCGCTTTGACCTGaaagaaagactgtgaggggtcagtatatgggaatatactgagtgagttcatacatttactaataagtattcatataaaacataaaacaatgcaataacgtTCAAACCTCATGCAGTCAAGTATAAGATCcgactgaaaccctaatccttaaACATGCTAATCATATATTATCGAATCCAAACATATAATCTcaaagttgtgagtccaactcattGGTGGgtccagcccactagatacggggactccaggttacaccgtaaccgagtgctcactcgtatcgaactCATAAGTCCAACTTCGAAactcataatcataatcatagTCAAATGTATAATCAGGTTTATAAtcgtatcaaatcaaaactggtgatcacacagtcatatttccgctcaataggtagcacgttccatcggatctttattggtttcaaatcaaacatgtatgcaattcgtataaagaTTTCGCATCCCAAGcatgcaaatcaaacataaagcaatataaaataattgcttgagtAAATAGTTTAAAAGTAAACTCATATAAACTCAATGTGACCGCTTATTCCAAAAATACTCATGTGCTAAAAAACGtctagcttcccgagctcctggtccagcggctccttgcctcgccggatctaaaactatttcaaaacaattaactcacatcagaatcctattctagtattgattctagactcgagacacgacgcATTACTCTTATCGAttatcgtgcttctcacgtgcaTCCCAATAAACagtttctaactcgtttacggatcaaatatcacttttaaataaattctcttttaacctcgttaggttaattAACTCAAATACATTGCTAATCAATCGATTTCAATCTCGATACGCGAGTATTAACGAATTTCCAAAATGTAACGATCGGCCGAAACACTGTGCGAGTGCACGTAtcactgtgcgatcgcacagtccCTCTAGACTATGCGTTCCCACAGTCttgctgtgcgatcgcacagcacTGTGCGATCACACAGTAtgttgtgcgttcgcacagctagGCCGTGCGGCGCACAGCCGCTGGTTTTCACCCCGACTCCATTTTCGACGTGCTTACAACAATTTTCCGCATCCCAATGCTCAAAAAACACCCGACTATGTCGAAAACACAAAATTCTAAACTCAAAACGCTATAAATCAATTCTATAACCGTTAAAACGATTAAAtcatttcgtggcctaaaactttaactcgatataactttaaatttatcCATCCAAACGAAAAagcgtcaagcttaccgtgattcacCGTTGAAATACAATCAACTCGAGCTATGGAACGTCGGAAACAGACGAGAAACAGAAATCGAGCGATGAAACGGAATCGATCGTCGAAGTAATGAAATGAGCTGGTGATAAGTTTTTATGATTCTGGATTATTCTTCCACCTGCTTTCTTTATctatatatatggataatatactcttttaatccttcatttctttaacttaaaccattctCTTTGAGACTTTTTATTCTAACTTAATAacgattaattatttactttaactcaattacgtacgtattatttataccaaATAAATAGTacgattttaaaattattactttccatcaataatcttttaatcgctATTTGATAGGAGTATAATACTCCTATAATATAGAGTGTTTTTGATGCATTTTAGTGTCTCTTACTATGCACTTTGAGGTGTTTTTATATCTTATTTGTGTGCTTAAGCGTTTCAGGATTATGGAGCGTTAGGATGCATCTTTGGTGTAAAAAGAGGGAGATTCAAGGAAAGGAAGCGAAGAGCAAAGCCGGAAGCGAAAGAATTGAAGAATTCCTAGAAGCCAGAGCCTTGCACGGATCGTGCACCTCCTTGCACGGATCGTGCACCACAAGAAGCCTAGGCAGTAGCTTTTGAGGACACTTGCACGGATCGTGCAAGCTTGGATAAGTAGagttgcacgattcgtgcaatGACTTAAAAGAGAGAATtgaaaatctgaaaaaaaaggACTAAGGCTTTTGCACATTTCCTCTTTTGGCCCAACACTCATTTGtaggatgtttttatttcctttttgagaCTACTATAAGTACTACTTTATGATTCAAAATTAGGGTATGCAACATTCATTACTTTTATTCCTTTTGTGTTGCCTCCTAAAAATAGCTTAGAATCTCTTTGAAGTTGCGTGTtccatcttttccaccattgttggtgaAGTTGAAGCTTTTAATGTTTGATTGAACAAGATCTCTTATTAATTAATGCAAGTTTATTTATTgtggaatcttcattatcttgtatGAGTTATTATTCTTCCATTTTACTTAAGGTAACATTTCTCTACTTTTTAATGTTTAGTTGTTTGATTAGTGCTTGTATTGAGAACTTAAGCATGAGTGGCTAAAccccccttgtttgggggttaatATGAATCCTAGTTAATGCATGATTGAGTTAGGATTAGGGTTTGTGTGAATGTTCTAATTGATGCTCTTAAGActtgcttagattagctacctaagtattatttattagattaagactcaccttgagagagggtttgtTAATTGGAAAGAATTGATTAGATGCTTAATTaatgacaccatgagagtgggttagtaattaagtGGCCTATGGGTTGTGATTTATTGTAATTGctctaattgtgtttagtgctacgagagtaggttaagcttgaTTAGGTGTGGTTTTGtaactctttgaggctcgagagagcgggagttgcgacTTAGAAACGCTCGGCCCTCGTTTTATAACTTTAAACCCAAAACCCGtgaatgcatgacctaggtggATTATTGACCTCCAAACCTCGTTTACCATTTGAATTCTCATTAATTGTTAATCGCTTAAGTCTTTTATAGTTGGTAAGTAGTTGTTAATTGCAAGTTTCTTGTTAGttaattgttagttgttagATTTTGTCACCTAAGACCAATCTTTAattgttgctttccgaattggaATTCAAGATCATaattcattcactttaaacctttAGTCAtcgtgggatcgacatccgacttTCAGATTTACTACGAGTTGGGTTAATTCTCAACACTATTCTCGgggcttaattagctaatttacgttttgatccttgaacttttcaaaagttgcactttagtccaaaacgcatcAGCGTCCAAATTTTGAATAGTCTCTGATTGACTCGAGACctttaccataaatattataaaatatttcgcggaccttggcgaaataattattatctcgaaatttataatttattttatatcaatttccgaaggttatttctttaattcccgctaatccgctttataaatattatattttatttccaatataattaaattaaatcttttttaatttaatttatcggaattcacaacacgtggcacaacttaattattctaaaatatttggggtattacagtgcAATTATGGCTCTGAATGTCTATCCCggtttaaatgaaaaataaggcaaaaagtattaaaaagaattcataaatataaaatctgtaaactttaaaaattgaaactaaTTTTAGACTTTTTTCTATACATATATGAGTGACATGTCAGCAATTAAGACTGATTTTTAACTTTGATAGATAAAAAAGCTTTTTTTGATCGATAAAAAAACAGAAGGCTTTTTTGTACCAATAAAGACTGCTCTGTACTTTTAAGTAAATCTCgaaagttttttttataccttttaccTTTGCAATTTGtagcatatttttattttccggCCAGTTTTTGTACATGTGGACTGCCGGAGAGCCACCTAACAACCGAATTTGTTCTAACTCACATATGAAATGTCACATCACTTTTAAATAATCTCAATTCACTCCCTcaactttatatataattttaaaaaatatttttttttattcatttctaCCCTCTTTTAAAATCACCACCTTCTCCAGACCACCTCCATGTCGCCGGACTACCTCCCTCCGCAAAAAACCTCCTTGCCGCCGCTGTTCTTCATATCCATACAAAAAAGAcaactcttcttcttcctttaggtacgagatgaagaagatgaagattttTTTGTCTGAACACAAATGAATTGTCCGAGTTCAAACGAAAAAAGATCATCTTCTTCGTCTAGGTTCCAATTGCATTAAGCTATGAAGTGATGAATGCTTCCACAACACTTACAGCCCTTCTAAGCCAATTGACTAATTGTTTCCCACTCAAATATTGATGGACGCATGCATTCATTCGCTTTTAGCATATATAACTACTTAAATATGCATATATATGAGCTAAGCTAAACATCAACTACagctaaaatatatatatatatatatatatatatatatatatatatatatatatatatatatatatatatatatatatatatatatatatatttgacacTTGGCACATTCTCATTcgttatgattaaaaaaatattattactttaattgttttgattattattCTCACAATTTAATAACACtatattaattgatttgttaATCTTTCCATAAATTCCTAGCttgatatgaaaataaaaataattactagcaattaatttttttataataataataatagactaattatttatttgataaccTTCATATGCATT is part of the Mercurialis annua linkage group LG3, ddMerAnnu1.2, whole genome shotgun sequence genome and encodes:
- the LOC126673028 gene encoding uncharacterized protein LOC126673028; translated protein: MDFLFLFWKSTIVKDYVNERFLRRAAVVGRCLSDEATASWTQSLGSLVGVALLFVFLDTVIHECLPDSESGLVNSNLDDEVRNNRVESLMLNDNGGIRWDNSKLETLFSAEDRQLINQIIMSNRPLEDNLIWLPEVIGDFSVRSAYRLSTGDAGNSRIGEEKFWKWLWQYEIPGKCKVLLWRAMRNWLPTRDALRAKRCDIADVCLLCEAHLESVPHFFVNYVFVNRCWLLVGVNSITHPWQSLLDFLNWIFTGKNEDFKLLIVMVLWSVWHAWNNLLWNETKEHLKASGESS